A stretch of the Streptococcus himalayensis genome encodes the following:
- the rpsR gene encoding 30S ribosomal protein S18, translating into MAQQQRRGGFKRRKKVDYIAANKIEYVDYKDTELLSRFVSERGKILPRRVTGTSAKNQRKVTTAIKRARVMALMPFVNED; encoded by the coding sequence ATGGCTCAACAACAACGTCGTGGCGGATTCAAACGCCGTAAAAAAGTTGACTACATCGCAGCAAACAAAATTGAATATGTTGATTACAAAGATACTGAGCTTCTTAGCCGTTTTGTTTCAGAACGTGGGAAAATCCTTCCTCGTCGTGTAACTGGAACTTCAGCTAAAAACCAACGTAAAGTAACAACCGCTATCAAACGTGCGCGTGTTATGGCTTTGATGCCTTTCGTAAATGAAGATTAA
- the metF gene encoding methylenetetrahydrofolate reductase [NAD(P)H], with product MVVQNPRLSFEVFPPNPAAGNEKIFAALRDMQDLCPHFISVTASNNKFNLEETTVCLANHIQNDLGIPSIAHLPAIYLTKDQVANILTSLDQIGVHKILALRGDIIPHVAPQKDFQYATDLISFIKAEAPHVDIIGACYPESHPDSPSQIADIKHLKKKVDAGCSTLVTQLFFDNEVFYDFQEKCHLADIEVPILAGIMPIINRNQALRLLNTCENIRLPRKFRAILDKYEHDPESLKAAGLAYAIDQIVDLVTQDVAGIHLYTMNNAETARYIHDATHALFHHQDLA from the coding sequence ATGGTTGTTCAGAATCCCAGACTCTCATTTGAAGTTTTCCCGCCAAATCCAGCAGCAGGAAATGAAAAAATTTTCGCAGCTTTAAGAGATATGCAGGATTTGTGTCCTCATTTTATCAGCGTGACAGCCAGTAATAATAAGTTCAATCTCGAAGAAACAACTGTTTGCTTGGCCAATCATATTCAAAATGACTTGGGAATTCCTTCTATTGCCCATTTACCAGCTATCTATCTGACCAAGGATCAGGTTGCTAACATTTTAACCTCCCTTGATCAGATTGGGGTGCATAAAATCTTGGCCCTGCGAGGGGATATTATTCCTCATGTAGCTCCGCAAAAAGATTTTCAGTATGCAACTGATTTGATTTCTTTTATCAAGGCAGAAGCACCTCATGTTGACATTATCGGGGCTTGTTATCCTGAAAGTCATCCAGATTCTCCTAGTCAGATCGCCGATATTAAGCATTTGAAAAAAAAGGTGGATGCCGGCTGCTCAACTCTTGTAACTCAACTGTTTTTTGACAATGAAGTCTTTTATGATTTTCAAGAGAAGTGCCATTTAGCGGACATTGAAGTCCCGATTTTGGCAGGCATTATGCCCATCATCAACCGCAATCAGGCTCTACGTTTGCTGAACACTTGTGAAAATATCCGCTTACCACGGAAATTTCGTGCGATTTTAGACAAGTATGAACATGACCCTGAATCCTTGAAAGCTGCAGGTTTAGCTTATGCTATCGACCAAATTGTGGACTTGGTAACGCAGGATGTAGCAGGCATTCACCTCTACACGATGAACAATGCAGAAACAGCCCGTTATATCCACGATGCGACTCATGCCTTGTTTCACCATCAAGATTTGGCTTAA
- the metE gene encoding 5-methyltetrahydropteroyltriglutamate--homocysteine S-methyltransferase, with amino-acid sequence MATSIVGFPRLGEFRELKFTTEKYFRGEIEEAALVETAKELRRKHWNLVKKAGISEIPSNDFSHYDNVLDTAFLLNVVPKAVQDLDLTDLERYFALARGYQGEKGDVRALPMKKWFNTNYHYIVPKFEKETKVGLASQKIFEEFTEAKAQGLLTRPVLIGPFTFLQLADYEEGTAATDYLDDIVTTYQAVFERLAELGAEKIQLDEPSLVKDLSPEEKTLFLTIYKKLLADKKGLAILLQTYFGDVRDVYADLIALPIDGLGLDFVEGKKTLDLVSTGFPSDKVLYAGIVNGKNIWRNDYANSLAILEKIPADKVYLTTSCSLLHVPFTTANEELEEEILQHFAFAVEKLAELRELDTILAGGATDSLAANKALFARERVGKNTDLANRIASLTNQDYTRLPAFSEREKLQAERLNLPDLPTTTIGSFPQTAEVRDTRLAFRKGNISAQAYDAFVAKQIDDWIHWQEEVDFDVLVHGEFERNDMVEYFGQNLSGYLFSKNGWVQSYGMRGVKPPIIWGDVTRLQPITVKWSSYAQSRTNKPVKGMLTGPVTILNWSFSREDISIKESTLQIALAIKEEVLDLEAAGIKIIQIDEAALREKLPLRRSDWYEDYLDWAIPAFRLVHATVAPDTQIHTHMCYSEFTDIIPAIDNMDADVISFEASRSNLVILDELQAQNFQTQVGPGVYDIHSPRVPAEGEIDQTIQAILAKVPSRKVWINPDCGLKTRGIKETRESLVRLVEAAKSARQKIQQ; translated from the coding sequence ATGGCAACAAGTATCGTTGGTTTCCCACGGTTGGGAGAATTTCGTGAATTAAAATTTACAACGGAAAAATATTTCAGAGGAGAAATCGAAGAAGCAGCATTAGTAGAAACAGCGAAGGAACTTCGTAGGAAGCATTGGAATTTGGTGAAGAAAGCAGGTATTTCTGAAATTCCAAGTAATGACTTCTCCCATTATGACAACGTTTTAGACACTGCTTTTCTCCTCAATGTCGTACCAAAAGCCGTACAAGACTTGGACTTAACGGACTTGGAGCGTTACTTTGCCCTTGCGCGTGGCTATCAGGGAGAAAAAGGGGATGTCCGGGCACTACCGATGAAAAAATGGTTTAATACGAACTACCACTACATCGTACCAAAATTTGAAAAAGAGACGAAAGTAGGACTGGCTAGCCAGAAAATTTTTGAGGAATTTACAGAAGCAAAAGCCCAAGGATTACTGACACGTCCTGTTCTGATTGGACCATTTACCTTCCTCCAATTAGCAGACTATGAAGAAGGTACAGCAGCTACTGATTATCTGGATGACATTGTCACTACCTATCAAGCAGTCTTTGAAAGATTAGCAGAACTTGGGGCTGAAAAGATTCAGCTCGATGAGCCGAGCTTGGTCAAGGATTTATCACCTGAAGAAAAGACCCTTTTCCTAACGATTTACAAGAAACTCTTAGCAGATAAGAAGGGTTTGGCTATTCTCCTCCAAACCTACTTTGGGGATGTGCGTGATGTGTACGCTGACTTGATTGCCTTACCAATTGACGGCTTAGGACTTGACTTTGTCGAGGGGAAAAAGACGCTTGATCTCGTCTCAACAGGATTTCCTTCTGATAAGGTACTCTACGCAGGAATTGTCAACGGAAAAAACATCTGGCGCAATGACTACGCAAATAGTCTAGCGATTTTAGAAAAAATCCCTGCTGACAAGGTCTATTTAACAACCTCTTGCTCACTGCTACATGTCCCATTTACAACCGCTAATGAAGAATTGGAAGAAGAGATCCTTCAACACTTTGCCTTTGCAGTCGAAAAATTAGCGGAGTTACGTGAGTTGGATACCATCCTCGCTGGCGGTGCTACAGATAGTTTGGCTGCTAACAAAGCCTTATTTGCCAGAGAACGAGTTGGAAAAAATACTGATTTAGCAAATCGTATCGCCAGCTTAACCAATCAAGACTATACTCGCTTGCCAGCCTTTTCAGAGCGTGAAAAATTACAAGCAGAGCGCTTGAACTTGCCAGATTTACCAACGACAACCATTGGTTCTTTCCCACAAACAGCTGAAGTACGTGATACACGCCTCGCTTTCAGAAAGGGAAATATTTCAGCCCAAGCCTACGATGCATTTGTCGCAAAACAGATTGATGATTGGATTCACTGGCAGGAAGAAGTTGACTTTGACGTTTTGGTTCATGGTGAATTTGAACGCAACGATATGGTGGAATACTTTGGACAAAACCTATCTGGCTACCTCTTTAGTAAGAACGGTTGGGTTCAGTCTTACGGTATGCGTGGTGTAAAACCTCCGATTATTTGGGGAGATGTTACTCGCTTGCAACCAATTACTGTAAAATGGTCTAGCTATGCGCAAAGCAGGACAAACAAACCTGTCAAAGGTATGCTAACTGGTCCGGTCACTATTCTCAACTGGTCCTTCTCTCGTGAAGACATTTCCATAAAAGAATCTACCCTACAGATTGCACTGGCTATAAAAGAAGAAGTCTTGGATCTGGAAGCAGCGGGTATCAAGATTATCCAGATTGATGAGGCAGCATTACGTGAAAAATTGCCACTGCGTAGAAGCGACTGGTACGAGGATTACCTCGATTGGGCTATTCCAGCCTTCCGATTGGTACATGCAACTGTCGCACCAGATACACAAATTCACACCCACATGTGCTACAGTGAATTTACTGATATTATTCCTGCTATTGACAATATGGATGCAGATGTCATTTCATTTGAAGCAAGTCGATCAAATCTTGTGATTTTGGACGAATTACAGGCACAGAATTTCCAAACACAGGTTGGTCCTGGTGTCTATGATATCCATTCACCACGCGTTCCAGCTGAAGGAGAGATTGATCAGACCATTCAAGCTATTCTAGCAAAAGTTCCAAGTCGCAAAGTTTGGATCAATCCTGACTGTGGACTTAAAACACGTGGAATCAAAGAAACGCGGGAAAGTCTCGTTCGGCTTGTCGAAGCAGCCAAATCCGCTCGGCAAAAAATTCAGCAGTAA
- a CDS encoding histidine phosphatase family protein: MMKKYIYLMRHGETLFNRRRKIQGWCDAPLTDFGKYQASCARDYFKHQGITFKKAYSSTSERACDTLEIVTEGALSYQRLKGLKEWNFGTFEGESEDLNPPLPYKDFFVTYGGESQDQIVARMVATVGQLVSESEEDTILIVSHGGAIANFARAYQEHWETELPKGLGNCAILKFRYEDDIFYLEEVIRHDFSDWKEN; the protein is encoded by the coding sequence CTGATGAAAAAATATATCTATCTAATGAGGCATGGAGAAACGTTGTTTAATCGCCGTAGAAAAATTCAAGGCTGGTGCGATGCTCCGCTGACGGATTTTGGCAAATACCAAGCAAGTTGTGCTCGAGATTATTTTAAACACCAAGGGATCACCTTTAAAAAAGCCTATAGTTCGACCTCTGAGAGAGCTTGTGATACGCTTGAAATAGTGACTGAAGGAGCTCTTTCCTATCAACGTCTTAAAGGCTTGAAAGAATGGAATTTTGGTACCTTTGAGGGAGAAAGTGAAGACCTTAACCCTCCTTTACCCTACAAAGATTTTTTTGTTACCTATGGTGGAGAGTCGCAAGACCAAATCGTTGCAAGAATGGTAGCAACGGTCGGTCAGTTGGTGTCGGAAAGTGAGGAAGACACTATTCTCATCGTGTCCCACGGTGGAGCGATTGCCAATTTTGCTCGGGCTTATCAGGAGCATTGGGAGACGGAATTGCCGAAAGGTTTAGGGAATTGTGCGATTTTGAAATTTCGGTATGAAGATGATATCTTTTACCTAGAAGAAGTCATTCGCCACGATTTTAGTGATTGGAAGGAGAACTGA
- a CDS encoding SGNH/GDSL hydrolase family protein: MAVQLLDQWLEKEQERLCQVYEDLNAVSFKEPDIIFLGDSMVEYYPLGELLETSKQMVNRGIRGYSTDKLVENFERLLAGTCLDKIVILIGTNDIGKGIPTSETVENLERIFQTVFQTYPLVEIYLVSVLPVHEGTAYQTTVHIRNNQAIQHLNQAYQDLAQSFVQVHYLDVYNHFLDENGQLKPNFTTDGLHLTVAGYVELSRLLQKYL, translated from the coding sequence ATGGCTGTTCAATTATTGGATCAATGGTTGGAAAAGGAGCAAGAAAGGCTCTGTCAGGTTTATGAAGATTTGAATGCCGTTTCTTTCAAGGAACCAGACATCATCTTTTTAGGAGATTCGATGGTGGAGTATTATCCCTTGGGAGAATTACTTGAGACTTCTAAGCAGATGGTGAATCGTGGCATTCGTGGCTACTCTACGGATAAATTAGTCGAAAATTTTGAACGATTGCTTGCTGGAACATGCTTGGATAAGATCGTTATCCTGATTGGAACCAATGATATTGGCAAAGGAATACCAACGAGTGAGACGGTGGAAAATCTGGAGAGGATTTTTCAGACTGTTTTCCAAACCTATCCCTTGGTTGAGATTTATCTTGTGTCGGTTCTTCCTGTCCATGAAGGAACTGCCTATCAAACGACAGTTCACATTAGAAACAATCAGGCTATCCAGCACTTGAATCAAGCCTATCAAGACTTGGCACAGTCGTTTGTACAAGTGCATTATCTGGACGTATATAATCATTTTTTAGATGAAAACGGACAGTTAAAACCCAATTTTACCACGGATGGTCTCCATCTGACAGTTGCTGGCTATGTGGAATTGTCTCGTTTGCTGCAAAAATATTTGTAG
- a CDS encoding Cof-type HAD-IIB family hydrolase, producing MRKLVFLDVDGTLVDYENRIPASAIKAIRKARENGHLVYVCTGRSRAEMQEELWEIGLDGMIGGNGAYVEHRGEVLYHEMISFEQEKEVVDWLHERGLEYYLESNNGLFASRRFKEAAGPVLREYAQKKGKTAEEVADLETDDVLHGLVYGADLYRDDVNKISFILGSYQDHVDSQKAFPELKAGTWGGRGDSALFGDLGLKDMTKDKGISILLEHLGASQADTIAFGDAKVDIPMLEFCALGVAMGNGGPEILSMADMVTTDVEADGLYLAFENLGLLGGN from the coding sequence ATGAGGAAACTTGTATTTTTAGATGTTGATGGGACTTTGGTGGATTATGAAAATCGGATTCCAGCATCGGCTATCAAAGCTATTCGAAAGGCGCGAGAAAATGGGCATTTGGTCTATGTGTGCACAGGTCGGAGTCGAGCAGAGATGCAAGAGGAGCTTTGGGAGATTGGCTTGGATGGTATGATTGGAGGAAACGGAGCCTATGTAGAGCATAGAGGAGAGGTTTTGTATCATGAAATGATTTCCTTTGAGCAGGAAAAAGAAGTGGTAGATTGGCTCCATGAGCGTGGCCTGGAGTACTATTTAGAAAGTAATAACGGCTTGTTTGCGAGTCGAAGATTTAAGGAAGCGGCAGGTCCAGTCTTGAGAGAGTATGCCCAGAAAAAAGGGAAAACAGCTGAGGAAGTCGCTGATTTAGAAACGGACGATGTCTTGCATGGTCTGGTTTATGGGGCGGATTTGTACCGCGATGATGTAAATAAGATTAGTTTTATCTTGGGAAGTTACCAAGACCATGTGGACTCACAGAAAGCTTTTCCAGAGCTAAAAGCAGGGACTTGGGGCGGTCGTGGCGACTCTGCTCTCTTTGGCGATTTGGGCTTGAAGGACATGACAAAAGACAAGGGGATTTCTATTCTACTAGAGCACTTAGGAGCTAGCCAAGCAGATACGATTGCTTTTGGGGATGCTAAAGTTGATATTCCCATGTTAGAGTTTTGTGCACTAGGAGTGGCTATGGGCAATGGCGGTCCTGAAATTCTCTCGATGGCAGATATGGTGACTACCGATGTGGAAGCAGATGGACTTTATCTAGCCTTTGAAAATCTCGGATTATTGGGAGGGAACTGA
- a CDS encoding DUF4839 domain-containing protein: MKSWKYLLVAGTALFLVACSKDSKEMETNTIKLPITSENIHKQNYKTIVNQLKDAGFTNVKVEKIEDLITGLLKKDGQIESVSINGDTDFIKGSKYEKDSKITVTYHTFKEDKEDSPSSKEAASSSSKEKADSSSSSKENTSTSASSKESTSSKSEPSTSEPEKPAEENITAANNPDFAAILTTEDPLTISTFVEKYKDKTVEFDGHVALLTHHENKKYYFDILIYAGDYQGPDVGVPGPAFQFYRIYAKSSAFSKLDGLQAGQNIHIKARIASFTQGEVFRLDPLEITPR, translated from the coding sequence ATGAAATCTTGGAAATATCTATTGGTTGCTGGCACTGCCTTATTTTTAGTAGCTTGCTCAAAGGACAGTAAAGAGATGGAAACCAATACTATTAAGCTCCCTATTACTTCTGAAAACATCCACAAACAAAACTATAAAACAATTGTTAATCAGCTAAAAGATGCTGGATTTACCAATGTAAAAGTAGAAAAAATCGAAGACCTAATTACAGGATTACTCAAAAAAGACGGGCAAATCGAAAGCGTATCTATCAATGGTGATACAGATTTTATCAAAGGCTCCAAATATGAAAAAGATTCTAAGATTACCGTGACTTATCATACTTTTAAGGAAGACAAAGAAGACTCTCCATCATCTAAAGAGGCAGCAAGCTCATCTAGTAAAGAGAAGGCAGATTCAAGCTCCTCCAGTAAAGAGAATACAAGTACAAGTGCATCTAGCAAGGAAAGTACAAGCTCAAAATCAGAGCCAAGCACTTCTGAGCCAGAAAAGCCAGCAGAAGAAAACATCACTGCCGCTAATAATCCTGACTTTGCTGCTATTTTGACAACAGAAGATCCTCTTACCATCTCTACTTTTGTCGAAAAGTATAAAGATAAAACTGTCGAATTTGATGGCCACGTTGCCCTTCTCACTCATCATGAAAATAAAAAATACTACTTCGATATTCTCATCTATGCAGGCGACTACCAAGGACCAGATGTGGGAGTCCCTGGACCTGCTTTCCAATTTTATAGGATATATGCTAAATCAAGTGCATTTTCAAAGTTAGATGGGCTACAAGCAGGACAAAATATCCACATCAAAGCACGTATTGCTAGCTTCACACAGGGAGAAGTTTTCCGACTTGATCCTTTAGAAATCACCCCTCGTTAA
- the rpsF gene encoding 30S ribosomal protein S6, with amino-acid sequence MAKYEILYIIRPNIEEEAKTALVTRFDSILTDNGATVVESKDWEKRRLAYEIQDFREGLYRIVTVEANDDAALKEFDRLSKINADILRHMIVKLDA; translated from the coding sequence ATGGCTAAATACGAAATTCTTTATATTATTCGTCCAAACATTGAAGAAGAAGCAAAAACTGCTTTGGTAACACGCTTTGACTCTATCTTGACAGACAATGGTGCAACTGTTGTTGAATCAAAAGATTGGGAAAAACGTCGCTTGGCATACGAAATCCAAGATTTCCGCGAAGGACTTTACCGCATCGTAACAGTTGAAGCAAATGATGACGCAGCTCTTAAAGAGTTTGACCGTCTTTCAAAAATCAACGCAGACATTCTTCGTCACATGATTGTGAAACTTGACGCGTAA
- a CDS encoding single-stranded DNA-binding protein, whose product MINNVVLVGRMTRDAELRYTPQNLAVATFTLAVNRNFKNQNGEREADFINCVIWRQQAENLANWAKKGALVGVTGRIQTRNYENQQGQRVYVTEILAESFQLLESRASREGQSGGYTPNNFGSSAPSFGSPEPANQVPNFSRDESPFGATNPMDISDDDLPF is encoded by the coding sequence ATGATTAATAATGTTGTACTTGTGGGTCGTATGACCCGTGATGCAGAACTTCGTTACACACCACAAAATCTCGCCGTAGCGACTTTTACACTTGCTGTAAATCGCAATTTTAAAAACCAAAACGGGGAACGGGAAGCAGACTTTATTAACTGTGTCATCTGGCGTCAACAAGCTGAGAATTTGGCAAATTGGGCTAAGAAGGGTGCTTTGGTAGGCGTGACTGGACGTATCCAGACACGAAACTATGAAAACCAACAAGGTCAGCGCGTGTATGTAACGGAAATTTTAGCAGAAAGTTTCCAATTATTGGAAAGTCGTGCTAGCCGTGAAGGTCAATCGGGTGGTTATACACCAAATAATTTTGGTAGTTCAGCACCAAGTTTTGGCAGTCCGGAGCCTGCAAATCAAGTACCAAACTTTTCTCGTGATGAAAGTCCATTTGGTGCTACCAATCCGATGGATATTTCAGACGATGACCTACCATTCTAG
- a CDS encoding CPBP family intramembrane glutamic endopeptidase codes for MKDNRILVGVYESAHPTPVWLVPVVAILCLIGGEILTFVFGLIFFPLVTRLLNTSGFLFIELGSFAATSLVLMTWIKYVEKRSIQSLGFFQKHAGLELLKGIAWGFLAFSLLFLIIFLAGGYSIQGLDMRLGNLLYALAIFPFWLIQGGTEELLTRSWMMPELHRKCSLIVSILLSSSFFAILHMLNQGIAILPIVNLILFSIFACLYLLYTDHIWGVAGFHAVWNFAQGNLYGTPVSGHVVEQRILHVTSNPIPDYLSGGNFGPEGSIFTTILFICASLYLYRLVKKS; via the coding sequence ATGAAAGACAATCGTATATTAGTAGGTGTTTATGAGAGTGCTCATCCGACACCTGTTTGGCTTGTTCCTGTGGTGGCAATCCTATGCTTAATCGGTGGCGAAATCTTAACCTTTGTATTTGGTCTGATATTCTTTCCTCTCGTTACGAGGCTTCTCAATACATCTGGTTTTTTGTTTATTGAACTGGGGAGCTTTGCAGCGACTAGCCTTGTACTGATGACTTGGATTAAATACGTCGAAAAACGCTCTATTCAGAGCCTCGGTTTCTTCCAAAAGCATGCTGGGCTGGAGTTGCTGAAAGGAATTGCGTGGGGCTTTCTAGCCTTTAGCCTGTTATTTCTAATCATTTTTCTAGCTGGCGGCTATTCGATTCAAGGGCTTGATATGCGTTTGGGAAATCTCCTCTATGCACTTGCGATTTTTCCGTTTTGGCTGATTCAAGGAGGTACAGAAGAGCTATTGACACGTAGCTGGATGATGCCAGAGCTTCACCGGAAATGCTCTCTTATAGTCAGCATTCTATTGTCCAGTAGTTTTTTTGCAATTCTTCATATGCTGAATCAAGGAATTGCTATTTTACCAATTGTGAATTTGATCTTATTTAGCATTTTTGCCTGTCTTTATCTACTTTATACGGATCATATCTGGGGAGTAGCTGGTTTTCATGCCGTTTGGAATTTTGCGCAAGGAAATCTTTATGGAACGCCTGTGAGTGGCCATGTTGTCGAGCAAAGGATTTTACATGTGACGAGTAATCCAATCCCTGATTATCTATCAGGAGGCAATTTTGGTCCAGAAGGTTCGATATTTACCACAATTTTATTTATCTGTGCTAGCCTGTATCTTTATCGACTAGTCAAGAAAAGCTAA
- a CDS encoding NUDIX hydrolase, producing MDISFLSDKGKFNFRVCAIILDDGKILAMKDERSPYYYLPGGRVKFGETAEEAIIREVKEELEIEGKIIRPLWLNQGFFEEDVDKITYHEICVYFLIDISHTKIAEKGKHFILHEHHHAHEFEWFKFEDLNDLYFYPLFLKKEIVRLPDEFTLRTEIE from the coding sequence ATGGACATTAGTTTTTTGAGCGATAAGGGAAAGTTTAACTTTAGAGTGTGTGCCATTATATTAGATGATGGAAAGATTTTAGCTATGAAGGATGAACGATCGCCGTATTATTATTTGCCCGGAGGAAGGGTGAAATTTGGGGAAACAGCTGAAGAGGCGATCATCAGAGAAGTAAAAGAAGAACTTGAGATTGAAGGGAAGATTATCCGACCCTTATGGTTAAATCAAGGATTTTTTGAAGAAGATGTTGATAAGATTACCTATCATGAAATTTGCGTGTATTTTTTGATTGATATATCACACACGAAGATAGCAGAAAAAGGTAAGCACTTTATTTTACACGAACATCATCACGCTCATGAATTTGAATGGTTCAAATTTGAAGATCTAAATGACCTCTACTTCTATCCTCTATTCTTGAAGAAAGAAATAGTTAGATTGCCCGATGAATTTACCCTCCGAACAGAGATAGAGTAA
- a CDS encoding histidine phosphatase family protein, with translation MMDLYLMRHGQTFFNQVGLVQGACDSPLTELGIEQARKAGEFFKDQQINFDAIYASTQERACDTAEIVSQRTDYKRLKGLKEWDFGLFEAQPEKLTPRFREGANSFEDLFVPYGGEDVRAVGERMKVALTSIAEEESGTVLAVSHGGSMWAFLLVLGVDVDSTLRFGNCAICHYRYENGSFRLVEVIDPLDN, from the coding sequence CTGATGGACCTATATTTGATGAGACACGGGCAGACCTTTTTTAATCAGGTAGGCTTGGTTCAGGGAGCTTGTGATTCTCCCTTGACAGAGCTGGGGATTGAACAAGCAAGGAAGGCAGGAGAGTTCTTTAAAGATCAGCAGATTAACTTTGATGCGATTTACGCCTCGACGCAAGAAAGAGCCTGTGATACAGCAGAAATCGTTAGTCAACGGACAGATTATAAACGGCTGAAAGGCTTGAAGGAATGGGATTTCGGCTTATTTGAAGCTCAGCCAGAGAAGCTTACCCCTCGTTTTCGTGAGGGAGCAAATTCTTTTGAGGATTTATTTGTTCCTTATGGAGGTGAGGATGTACGAGCGGTTGGTGAGCGGATGAAGGTGGCATTGACAAGTATTGCAGAGGAAGAATCGGGCACGGTTCTCGCTGTCAGTCACGGTGGTTCTATGTGGGCCTTCTTACTAGTGCTGGGGGTGGATGTTGACTCTACTCTTCGTTTTGGCAATTGTGCCATTTGCCATTATCGCTATGAAAATGGAAGCTTTCGTCTTGTTGAGGTGATTGATCCGTTGGATAATTAA